The Deltaproteobacteria bacterium genome has a segment encoding these proteins:
- a CDS encoding acyl-CoA dehydrogenase family protein: MPRKIFKEEHNIFRESFKKFLEREVVPFIEKWEHEGIMPKSVWKKMGENGFLCPWLEEKYGGSNAGYEYSVVISEELSYIGANGLMAGLHSDIIVPYLHSFGNEEQKMRWLPGCASGDIVTAIAMTEPGTGSDLAAIRTTAVKDGDEYVINGQKTFISNGINGDLVIVAVKTDTKATPPYKGVSLICVEDGTPGFEKGRNLEKMGMHSQDTAELSFVDC; this comes from the coding sequence ATGCCGAGAAAGATATTCAAGGAAGAGCATAATATATTTCGTGAAAGTTTCAAAAAATTCCTGGAGAGGGAAGTTGTTCCGTTTATTGAAAAATGGGAACATGAAGGGATCATGCCGAAGAGTGTCTGGAAAAAGATGGGTGAAAATGGCTTTCTCTGTCCCTGGCTTGAGGAAAAATACGGAGGTTCGAATGCCGGTTATGAATACTCCGTAGTGATTAGCGAAGAGCTGTCATACATCGGAGCTAACGGGTTGATGGCCGGTCTTCACAGCGATATCATCGTTCCCTATCTTCACAGTTTCGGCAACGAAGAACAAAAGATGCGCTGGCTCCCCGGTTGCGCCTCCGGCGACATCGTTACGGCCATCGCCATGACCGAGCCGGGAACGGGTTCGGACCTTGCCGCCATCAGGACAACGGCTGTGAAAGACGGCGACGAATACGTAATCAATGGACAGAAAACCTTCATATCAAACGGCATTAACGGTGATCTTGTCATCGTTGCCGTAAAGACGGACACAAAGGCAACCCCCCCTTACAAGGGCGTAAGCCTGATCTGTGTCGAAGACGGAACCCCCGGTTTTGAAAAAGGCCGTAATCTCGAAAAAATGGGGATGCACAGCCAGGATACGGCAGAGCTCAGTTTTGTGGATTGC